In one window of Notolabrus celidotus isolate fNotCel1 chromosome 17, fNotCel1.pri, whole genome shotgun sequence DNA:
- the ppp1r42 gene encoding protein phosphatase 1 regulatory subunit 42, translating into MVCLTLDVIAKSKNHFKKKRGLSFPEYLRALTHLHFSGKSIEDIGDISTCRNLTVLYLYDNLITHICNLDFASNLTHLYMQNNNISHIDNLFNLQKLSKLYLGGNRIAVVEGLERLCELKELHLENQRLAPGEKLLFDPRTLLSLAHSLCVLNINNNNIDDIKDLAVLKELQHVSAADNKLNNMEEVEEVLSHWPLLLQTDLSGNPVCKRAKYRDRLITVCTSLVILDGREINETTRQFLLNWKASKEAKKIKNNQHVTNGQLIPYPFTSDFNTVQGPHPAHKYSHVKMQTLQPLRPAVIVHRDLS; encoded by the exons ATGGTGTGCCTGACCCTAGATGTGATTGCTAAATCTAAAAACCACTTCAAAAAGAAAAGGGGCCTCTCCTTTCCGGAGTACCTCAGGGCCCTCACACACCTCCACTTTTCTGGCAAGAGTATTGAAGACATT GGTGACATCTCCACTTGTAGAAACCTCACCGTCCTCTACCTGTACGAcaatctgatcacacacatTTGTAACCTTGACTTTGCCTCCAACCTCACTCATCTGTACATGCAGAACAACAACATCAGTCATATCGACAACCTCTTCAATCTGCAGAAGCTCTCCAAGCT gTATCTGGGTGGAAACAGGATCGCGGTGGTGGAGGGCTTAGAGAGACTCTGTGAGCTAAAGGAGCTTCATCTGGAGAACCAAAGGCTGGCACCAGGGGAGAAGCTGCTCTTTGACCCCaggactctcctctctcttgct CACTCTCTTTGTGTCCTAAAtatcaataacaacaacattgaTGACATCAAAGACCTGGCCGTGCTGAAGGAGCTCCAGcatgtctctgctgctgacaataaattaaacaatatgGAG gAGGTAGAGGAAGTGTTGAGCCACtggcctctgctgcttcagacgGATCTGAGTGGAAATCCTGTGTGCAAAAGAGCAAAGTACAGAGACCGCCTGATAACTGTGTGCACGAGCCTGG TAATTCTTGATGGAAGGGAAATCAATGAGACAACCAGACAGTTTCTCTTGAACTGGAAAGCATCTAAAGAGGCgaagaagataaaaaacaacCAGCATGTGACAAACGGACAGCTGATTCCTTATCCCTTCACAA GTGACTTTAACACGGTTCAGGGTCCACATCCTGCTCACAAATACAGCCACGTAAAGATGCAGACATTGCAGCCTCTCAGGCCTGCGGTCATCGTTCACAGAGATCTCAGTTAA
- the LOC117828865 gene encoding transcription factor 24-like — translation MVGKHELRMESPTCSGVVVDDSPVSSPSSSPSPDGRRRELQRASRMLQSSGLGGRGRPAAANAARERSRVQTLRTAFLELQRTLPSVPPDTKLSKLDVLILATTYIAHLTRTLQEEGAEDGENTKQTEALHSLKGDGYLHPVKKWPMRSRLYVGASGQFLNTTSPSASENQGPSSSSSH, via the exons ATGGTTGGCAAACACGAGCTCCGGATGGAAAGCCCTACATGCTCCGGGGTGGTGGTGGATGACAGCCCAGTATCCAGCCCGAGCTCCAGTCCCAGTCCGGACGGCCGTCGTCGGGAGCTCCAGCGGGCCAGCAGGATGCTGCAGAGCAGCGGGCTCGGGGGCAGAGGACGCCCGGCAGCGGCGAACGCAGCACGGGAGAGGAGCCGCGTTCAGACTCTGAGGACTGCGTTCCTGGAGCTCCAGAGGACTTTGCCGTCCGTGCCGCCGGACACCAAGCTGTCCAAACTTGACGTATTGATACTGGCCACCACCTATATAGCCCATTTAACTCGAACACTGCAGGAGGAAGGAGCGGAGGATGGagagaacacaaaacaaactgagGCGTTACACTCTTTGAAAGGTGATGGCTACCTGCACCCAGTGAAG AAATGGCCTATGAGATCCAGACTGTACGTCGGAGCATCAGGACAGTTCCTCAACACCACCAGTCCTTCAGCTTCAGAGAATCAAGGcccttcctcctccagctcccacTAA
- the mcmdc2 gene encoding minichromosome maintenance domain-containing protein 2 isoform X1 — MANMLSLKESVLVYLDRSGGLQRLTEDCKRLNDVQQIEAVYRFCISVNPSDVIDVDAVLGDCVLQHPLKATALFQSVCFLAIKTLSLVEKIHTENQVNVILKLTHLPPFPEYTLDLGCFPRGYGPMRPVSIEGLVIAMTRVTKYTQGARFLCMSDDCPCSTALPLGFHHIRVHAPGATESATVRNNFSCMVCSSPLKEDVKFRVLGDKQLVELIHVKALDALGASQQGSFRYQSVTLFLRDELCNSMRIGRLYRVLGIPAHVHQWPSITWSVEANNVQPWEPESFHKVSARFQELLKATAGFPWRFSAIVAHCFGLHVSPPGLYNTLKLGVLLSLVHASAGLKDTFTNLDLLVVTTDTLILDRIMTYGLGLACRGVRHQVSGEMFASLSRDEHGAGTANIHAGSALLATGGVCMLGDLGCYKKDRLDAIQSALESSTLSVFIPGKKYGEDADQQISFPVQCSFWAFTDASRRSGRSDCVILGTADMGPIPIQLADAFGLVLQCRDMVGEQALLAQTVHTLQQAVQPGKPLYSSSWEFSIQDYQELIAHAQSLQVELSPEAEKILHGYYMASRRVRAQSQGVKMSVASVKLLVSLAEAHCKLCLRTRVLEEDAVIAVLLCENSVTLKHGASALVIPPDAAFPCDLGDVEGLHRRDVTLDELHQNILRFIYAYAPGADTYIAEE; from the exons ATGGCAAACATGTTATCACTAAAAGAATCAGTATTGGTTTACTTAGACAGAAGTGGAGGCCTTCAGAGACTGACTGAAGACTGCAAACGACTCAACG ACGTACAGCAGATTGAGGCTGTGTACAGGTTTTGTATTAGTGTGAATCCATCTGATGTGATAGACGTGGATGCTGTTTTGGGTGACTGTGTTCTGCAGCATCCTCTTAAAGCCACAGCTTTGTTTCAGTCT GTTTGCTTCCTGGCCATAAAGACACTTTCACTTGtggaaaaaatacacacagagaaccAG GTGAATGTTATTCTAAAGTTGACTCACCTGCCTCCGTTCCCTGAGTACACACTGGACCTTGGTTGTTTTCCTCGTGGGTATGGTCCCATGAGGCCTGTCTCCATTGAGGGCCTGGTTATTGCGATGACTAGGGTCACCAAATACACCCAGGGGGCCAGGTTCCTCTGCATGAGCGATGACTGTCCTTGCTCTACAG CACTGCCTTTAGGGTTTCACCACATTCGTGTACATGCACCTGGAGCCACAGAGTCAGCTACCGTGAGAAACAACTTCAGCTGCATGGTCTGCAGCTCCCCACTGAAAGAGGATGTGAAGTTTCGAGTACTGGGAG ACAAACAGCTGGTGGAGCTGATCCATGTCAAAGCACTGGATGCTCTTGGTGCCAGTCAGCAAGGCTCCTTCAGGTACCAGTCGGTCACCCTGTTTCTCAGAG ATGAGCTGTGTAACTCAATGAGAATCGGTCGACTCTACAGGGTGTTGGGCATTCCTGCGCATGTGCACCAATGGCCGAGCATCACCTGGAGTGTAGAGGCAAATAACGTCCAACCGTGGGAGCCAGAGA GTTTCCATAAAGTCAGCGCCCGCTTCCAGGAGCTCTTAAAGGCCACAGCAGGTTTCCCCTGGAGGTTCTCTGCCATTGTGGCTCACTGCTTTGGGTTACACGTGTCTCCTCCAGGCCTCTACAACACCTTGAAGCTGGGCGTGCTGCTCAGCTTGGTGCACGCAAGTGCAGGTCTTAAGGACACATTTACCAACTTGGATCTCCTTGTTGTCACCACTGATACGCTCATACTAGACAG GATCATGACATACGGCCTGGGCCTGGCATGTCGTGGGGTCAGGCATCAGGTCTCAGGGGAGATGTTTGCATCTCTGTCCCGGGATGAACACGGGGCAGGCACTGCTAACATCCATGCTGGCTCTGCCCTGCTTGCCACCGGTGGTGTTTGCATGTTGGGAGATCTGGGCTGTTACAAAAAGGACAGGCTGGATGCCATTCAGTCAG CCCTGGAGAGCAGCacactgtctgtgtttattcCGGGGAAAAAGTACGGAGAGGATGCTGATCAGCAGATATCCTTCCCTGTGCAGTGCAGTTTCTGGGCCTTCACGGATGCCTCTCGGCGATCTGGCAGGTCAGACTGTGTCATACTGGGAACAGCG GATATGGGCCCCATACCAATCCAGTTAGCAGATGCTTTTGGCTTGGTCCTTCAGTGTAGGGACATGGTAGGAGAGCAGGCCCTTCTCGCCCAGACCGTCCACACCCTCCAGCAGGCAGTGCAGCCTGGAAAACCCCTCTACTCATCCAGCTGGGAGTTTTCTATTCAAGACTACCAGGAG CTGATAGCTCATGCTCAGAGTCTGCAAGTGGAGCTAAGTCCTGAAGCAGAGAAAATCCTCCATGGATACTACATGGCCAGCCGAAGAGTCCGAGCTCAAAGTCAGGGTGTGAAGATGTCTGTGGCTTCTGTCAAACTACT GGTGTCGTTGGCTGAGGCTCACTGCAAGTTGTGTCTGAGAACACGAGTGCTGGAGGAGGATGCGGTCATCGCTGTGCTCCTCTGTGAAAACTCTGTCACCCTCAAGCATG GGGCCTCTGCTCTCGTTATTCCACCGGACGCAGCGTTTCCTTGTGACCTCGGAGACGTGGAAGGTTTGCACAGGAGGGACGTGACCCTTGATGAGCTCCACCAGAACATCCTACGCTTCATCTACGCCTACGCACCGGGTGCAGACACGTACATCGCTGAGGAATAA
- the mcmdc2 gene encoding minichromosome maintenance domain-containing protein 2 isoform X2, whose protein sequence is MANMLSLKESVLVYLDRSGGLQRLTEDCKRLNDVQQIEAVYRFCISVNPSDVIDVDAVLGDCVLQHPLKATALFQSVCFLAIKTLSLVEKIHTENQVNVILKLTHLPPFPEYTLDLGCFPRGYGPMRPVSIEGLVIAMTRVTKYTQGARFLCMSDDCPCSTGFHHIRVHAPGATESATVRNNFSCMVCSSPLKEDVKFRVLGDKQLVELIHVKALDALGASQQGSFRYQSVTLFLRDELCNSMRIGRLYRVLGIPAHVHQWPSITWSVEANNVQPWEPESFHKVSARFQELLKATAGFPWRFSAIVAHCFGLHVSPPGLYNTLKLGVLLSLVHASAGLKDTFTNLDLLVVTTDTLILDRIMTYGLGLACRGVRHQVSGEMFASLSRDEHGAGTANIHAGSALLATGGVCMLGDLGCYKKDRLDAIQSALESSTLSVFIPGKKYGEDADQQISFPVQCSFWAFTDASRRSGRSDCVILGTADMGPIPIQLADAFGLVLQCRDMVGEQALLAQTVHTLQQAVQPGKPLYSSSWEFSIQDYQELIAHAQSLQVELSPEAEKILHGYYMASRRVRAQSQGVKMSVASVKLLVSLAEAHCKLCLRTRVLEEDAVIAVLLCENSVTLKHGASALVIPPDAAFPCDLGDVEGLHRRDVTLDELHQNILRFIYAYAPGADTYIAEE, encoded by the exons ATGGCAAACATGTTATCACTAAAAGAATCAGTATTGGTTTACTTAGACAGAAGTGGAGGCCTTCAGAGACTGACTGAAGACTGCAAACGACTCAACG ACGTACAGCAGATTGAGGCTGTGTACAGGTTTTGTATTAGTGTGAATCCATCTGATGTGATAGACGTGGATGCTGTTTTGGGTGACTGTGTTCTGCAGCATCCTCTTAAAGCCACAGCTTTGTTTCAGTCT GTTTGCTTCCTGGCCATAAAGACACTTTCACTTGtggaaaaaatacacacagagaaccAG GTGAATGTTATTCTAAAGTTGACTCACCTGCCTCCGTTCCCTGAGTACACACTGGACCTTGGTTGTTTTCCTCGTGGGTATGGTCCCATGAGGCCTGTCTCCATTGAGGGCCTGGTTATTGCGATGACTAGGGTCACCAAATACACCCAGGGGGCCAGGTTCCTCTGCATGAGCGATGACTGTCCTTGCTCTACAG GGTTTCACCACATTCGTGTACATGCACCTGGAGCCACAGAGTCAGCTACCGTGAGAAACAACTTCAGCTGCATGGTCTGCAGCTCCCCACTGAAAGAGGATGTGAAGTTTCGAGTACTGGGAG ACAAACAGCTGGTGGAGCTGATCCATGTCAAAGCACTGGATGCTCTTGGTGCCAGTCAGCAAGGCTCCTTCAGGTACCAGTCGGTCACCCTGTTTCTCAGAG ATGAGCTGTGTAACTCAATGAGAATCGGTCGACTCTACAGGGTGTTGGGCATTCCTGCGCATGTGCACCAATGGCCGAGCATCACCTGGAGTGTAGAGGCAAATAACGTCCAACCGTGGGAGCCAGAGA GTTTCCATAAAGTCAGCGCCCGCTTCCAGGAGCTCTTAAAGGCCACAGCAGGTTTCCCCTGGAGGTTCTCTGCCATTGTGGCTCACTGCTTTGGGTTACACGTGTCTCCTCCAGGCCTCTACAACACCTTGAAGCTGGGCGTGCTGCTCAGCTTGGTGCACGCAAGTGCAGGTCTTAAGGACACATTTACCAACTTGGATCTCCTTGTTGTCACCACTGATACGCTCATACTAGACAG GATCATGACATACGGCCTGGGCCTGGCATGTCGTGGGGTCAGGCATCAGGTCTCAGGGGAGATGTTTGCATCTCTGTCCCGGGATGAACACGGGGCAGGCACTGCTAACATCCATGCTGGCTCTGCCCTGCTTGCCACCGGTGGTGTTTGCATGTTGGGAGATCTGGGCTGTTACAAAAAGGACAGGCTGGATGCCATTCAGTCAG CCCTGGAGAGCAGCacactgtctgtgtttattcCGGGGAAAAAGTACGGAGAGGATGCTGATCAGCAGATATCCTTCCCTGTGCAGTGCAGTTTCTGGGCCTTCACGGATGCCTCTCGGCGATCTGGCAGGTCAGACTGTGTCATACTGGGAACAGCG GATATGGGCCCCATACCAATCCAGTTAGCAGATGCTTTTGGCTTGGTCCTTCAGTGTAGGGACATGGTAGGAGAGCAGGCCCTTCTCGCCCAGACCGTCCACACCCTCCAGCAGGCAGTGCAGCCTGGAAAACCCCTCTACTCATCCAGCTGGGAGTTTTCTATTCAAGACTACCAGGAG CTGATAGCTCATGCTCAGAGTCTGCAAGTGGAGCTAAGTCCTGAAGCAGAGAAAATCCTCCATGGATACTACATGGCCAGCCGAAGAGTCCGAGCTCAAAGTCAGGGTGTGAAGATGTCTGTGGCTTCTGTCAAACTACT GGTGTCGTTGGCTGAGGCTCACTGCAAGTTGTGTCTGAGAACACGAGTGCTGGAGGAGGATGCGGTCATCGCTGTGCTCCTCTGTGAAAACTCTGTCACCCTCAAGCATG GGGCCTCTGCTCTCGTTATTCCACCGGACGCAGCGTTTCCTTGTGACCTCGGAGACGTGGAAGGTTTGCACAGGAGGGACGTGACCCTTGATGAGCTCCACCAGAACATCCTACGCTTCATCTACGCCTACGCACCGGGTGCAGACACGTACATCGCTGAGGAATAA
- the sgk3 gene encoding serine/threonine-protein kinase Sgk3, with protein MPRAPKMEEQCSHPSVSIPCHNEQRDKKKRFTVYKVIVNVGQQEWFVFRRYAEFDKLYNILRKQFPSMNLKIPAKRIFGDNFDPEFIKQRRAGLHEFIKRLVSHPQLCNQPDVRTFLLMDKMQQFSDASEDEDDKNNSTSRNINLGPSGNPHAKPTDFDFLKVIGKGSFGKVFLAKRKNDGKYYAVKVLQKKVILNRKEQKHIMAERNVLLKNVKHPFLVGLHYSFQTTDKLYFVLDFVNGGELFFHLQKERTFPEPRAKFYIAEMASALGYLHSLNIVYRDLKPENILLDHEGHIILTDFGLCKEGISQTDTTMTFCGTPEYLAPEVLRKQPYDNTVDWWCLGSVLYEMLFGLPPFYSRDTHEMYDNILHKPLAMRPGASSTAWSLLQALLEKDGTHRLGSRDDFNEIKAHCFFSSINWDDLEQKRIPPPFTPNVSSYCDISNFDPEFTEEMVPNSICWSHDHSIVNASVMEADDAFVGFSYAPPSDDSFL; from the exons atgccgAGAGCCCCCAAGATGGAGGAGCAATGCAGTCACCCCAGTGTCAGCATCCCCTGCCACAACGAGCAGAGGGACAAGAAGAAGCGATTCACA GTTTATAAAGTGATAGTTAACGTTGGACAGCAGGAGTGGTTCGTCTTCAGGCGTTACGCAGAGTTTGATAAACTCTACAACATA TTAAGGAAACAGTTTCCATCTATGAACTTAAAAATTCCTGCCAAGAGGATATTCGGGGACAATTTTGACCCTG AGTTCATCAAGCAGAGAAGAGCTGGTCTACATGAGTTCATAAAGCGGCTCGTCTCACATCCTCAGCTTTGCAACCA ACCAGACGTGAGGACCTTTCTACTGATGGACAAAATGCAGCAGTTTTCAGATGCCTCTGAGGACGAGGATGACAAA AACAACTCTACCTCCAGAAACATAAACCTGGGACCCTCTGGAAACCCACA CGCTAAGCCCACAGACTTTGACTTCTTGAAAGTCATAGGAAAGGGAAGTTTTGGAAAG GTTTTCCTTGCAAAACGTAAAAACGATGGGAAGTATTATGCAGTCAAGGTCTTACAGAAAAAGGTCATTCTCAACAGAAAAGAG CAAAAACACATCATGGCGGAGCGCAACGTTCTGCTGAAGAACGTGAAACATCCTTTCCTGGTCGGGCTTCATTATTCCTTCCAGACAACGGACAAGTTGTACTTCGTCCTGGATTTCGTCAATGGAGGAGAA cttTTCTTCCATCTTCAAAAAGAGCGGACCTTTCCAGAGCCAAGAGCAAAGTTCTACATCGCTGAGATGGCCAGTGCGCTGGGATACCTGCACTCTCTCAACATTGTTTACAG aGACTTGAAGCCAGAAAACATCCTCCTCGACCATGAA GGGCATATCATTTTGACCGACTTTGGATTGTGCAAGGAAGGCATTTCCCAGACAGACACCACCATGACATTTTGTGGAACACCTGAG TACTTGGCTCCAGAAGTCCTGAGGAAACAGCCGTACGATAACACGGTGGATTGGTGGTGTCTGGGTTCAGTGCTGTATGAAATGCTCTTCGGTCTG CCGCCGTTCTACAGCAGGGACACACATGAAATGTATGACAACATCCTCCACAAGCCGCTGGCGATGCGTCCCGGTGCATCCAGCACAGCCTGGTCTCTCCTCCAGGCTCTGCTGGAGAAAGATGGCACGCACAGGCTGGGCTCCAGAGATGACTTT aatgagatcaaagcacaCTGTTTCTTTTCCTCCATTAACTGGGATGACCTTGAACAGAAGAGGATCCCTCCCCCGTTTACACCCAATGTG AGCTCTTACTGTGATATCTCAAACTTCGATCCTGAGTTCACCGAAGAGATGGTCCCCAACTCCATCTGCTGGTCTCACGATCACTCCATCGTTAACGCCAGTGTAATGGAGGCAGACGACGCCTTTGTGGGCTTTTCTTACGCCCCGCCTTCTGATGACTCTTTCCTATGA